In Sphaeramia orbicularis chromosome 1, fSphaOr1.1, whole genome shotgun sequence, a genomic segment contains:
- the LOC115420979 gene encoding sphingosine kinase 2-like: protein MRPGVPHTLVITERQNHARELMREADLSQWDAIVIMSGDGLLFEVINGLLERSDWEEAIRTPLGILPGGSGNALAASVHHYSGASPVSSEELLISCGFLLCKGLVSHMDLVSIHLSSSPRLFSFLSLAWGFVADVDIESEKYRHVGAARFTVGTLVRLASLRVYKGRLAYLPATLVYNNQEHSRNNKTLHYNNQGSTPCPASILCPSRDSSCQTAVQNTFHNFCHSNNSLKVRRTESVPSRTATKAQSGPPDSLLLPLDQPVPRDWVVVQEEDFVLMLAMYQSHLAEDLLAAPDSTLDDGLIHLFYVKAGISRAALLRLFLAMEKGAHMATNCQHLVHMKVRALRLEPFSPKGIITVDGEVVEYGPVQAEVHRGLARLITG, encoded by the exons agCGGCAGAACCACGCCAGGGAGTTGATGAGGGAGGCCGACCTGTCACAGTGGGACGCTATCGTCATCATGTCAGGAGACGGACTTCTGTTTGAG GTGATAAATGGTCTGCTGGAGAGATCGGACTGGGAGGAGGCCATTCGGACTCCGCTGGGTATCCTTCCTGGAGGTTCTGGCAACGCTTTGGCTGCATCTGTACATCACTACTCTGG CGCCTCTCCAGTGTCGAGTGAGGAGCTGCTGATCAGCTGTGGTTTTCTACTCTGTAAAGGACTGGTTTCCCATATGGACCTGGTGTCCATCCATCTTTCCTCCAGCCCTCGTCTCTTCTCCTTCCTGTCGCTGGCCTGGGGCTTCGTTGCAGACGTGGACATAGAGAGTGAGAAGTACCGTCACGTTGGCGCTGCTCGCTTCACTGTTGGGACTCTTGTGCGACTGGCTTCCCTCCGTGTCTACAAGGGCAGGTTGGCCTACCTGCCCGCCACACTAGTCTACAACAACCAGGAACACTCCAGGAATAACAAGACACTTCATTACAACAACCAGGGGTCTACCCCGTGCCCGGCCTCAATCCTATGTCCGTCCAGAGACTCCTCCTGCCAAACCGCTGTTCAGAACACTTTCCACAACTTCTGCCACTCCAACAACTCGCTCAAAGTGAGGAGGACAGAGAGCGTGCCTTCTCGAACCGCCACCAAAGCCCAGTCCGGCCCACCGGACTCCCTGCTGCTGCCTCTCGACCAGCCTGTCCCCAGAGACTGGGTGGTGGTGCAGGAAGAAGACTTTGTCCTCATGCTGGCCATGTACCAGTCCCACCTCGCGGAGGACCTGCTGGCTGCTCCAGACTCCACTTTAGACGACGGCCTCATTCACCTTTTCTACGTTAAAGCTGGAATATCACGTGCTGCACTACTGAGGCTTTTCCTAGCTATGGAGAAGGGCGCACATATGGCTACTAACTGTCAACATCTGGTGCACATGAAGGTGCGAGCGCTCAGGCTGGAACCATTCTCACCCAAAGGGATAATCACAGTGGATGGGGAGGTGGTGGAATATGGGCCGGTGCAGGCTGAGGTACACAGAGGCCTGGCGAGATTAATCACtggatga